A region of the Flintibacter sp. KGMB00164 genome:
GGAGATCTGACGCTTGATCTCCTCCTGATCGTAATCGCATACGGTATTTCCGTCGGCACACTTGCCCATGCGGTCGATGGCGCCGGTCATATACAGCAGGCTCTCGATCAGAGCGGTCTTACCGCTTCCACTGTGACCCAACAGGCAGACGTTACGGATGTTTTGTACAGAATAGCTCATGGTTGATCCAACTCCTTGTTTCGAACATCTGTGACACATATGCGCAGAGTTTGAACTCCGGCATGTGGTACAATCCTGTTGGTTATTATAACGTAATACCCCGGTTCTGGCAACTGTTTTTTTGGCGCGATTGCCCGTTGTGCCCCGGGTGAGCCGGGAGATTCCATACCTTTTTTTATGAAAAGTGCCTAAAAATCGAGGAATTGTATAAATTAACAAAGAATATAAAAAAGGGACCCGAAAAATTCCGGGTCCCTTTGGGATTATTTTCCGCTTTCGCCCAGGCGGACGATGCAGGTTTCGCTCCAGGGGGTGGAGGTGACGGTGTATTCCGCCTTCTTCTCATCTAAAATCCGGCACAGCTGCTCCAGCACCTGGCTGGTCACGGTGCAGCTGACGTTTCCCTCGTTGTCCACAGACCACTCATTCAGAGCGGGCAGCAGATCGGAGACGCCATCCGGCATGGTGTAGAGCACCAGGACCGTCTGAGTGGATGCGGTGGAAATCTGGGCCTTGTTCTGCGCGTCGGGTTCACCGCTCTGGCCCTCAAAACCGCTGACCGATGAGTCGGGGGTTGTCTGGCCGGAGGACTGAGAGCCCTGCGTGCCGCTTGATTCTACCTCCGGCTGGGGATCCGCGGTGCGGGGCTGGGGGACGGAAGCGGAATCGCTGTCCCCATCGTCGGGAGCCTGGGCGGGGTCCACACCGTATTGGGTGGCAGAATCGCTCTGGGAGCCGTCAGCAGTGCCGGACGACTGGGAGGATACTTCGCCCTGACCGGAGGTGACCATGCCGCCGCTCAAATTCCCATCCTGGGGCAGGGAGCGGTAAATGCCAATGCAAAGGAGGGCACAGGCTGCCAATCCCGCCAAAGCCCGGACCTGAGGCCGGCGCCACAGGGGGATCACCTTGGGCTTGCTCTGGGTCTGCTGCACCTGAGCCATCACACGCTGGGTAAAGTCTGCCGGAGCCTGCATCTCTCCCAGGTTCCGCAGGGCCTGGTCCAGCTGTTCCAGCTCCTCCTTGTCCTTGCGGCAGGAGGGACAGGCGGCCAGATGTTCCTCCAGCTCCTGCTTCTCCTGAGGGGAGAGGGGTTCGTCTAACTGCTGGCTGAGCAGTTCCCAGGTGCGTTCACACGAGATCACAGCCATCACCTCCGTTTCGTTCCTTCTTTTTGGGTAGACGTGTCGGAGGCAAAAAAGTTCCCTTCCGCAGTCAAAATTTTTTTCAAAGCCAGCCGGGCGCGGGCGATGCGGGATTTCACCGTGCCCAGGTCCAGGTCCAGCGCCGCTCCGATCTCCTGGTAGGACAGGCCGGACAGCTCCCGCATGACCAAAATCTCCCGCTGGTGGTCGGGGAGAGCTTGCAGGCCTGCCTCCACCGCTTCCTGCGCCATGCGGCGCTCAGTCTGAAGGGCGGGATCGGCCTGGTGGTCAGCGGGTTCCCAGTCGCTCTCGCCGTCCTCTCCGGTGAGGGAGGCGACCTCCAGGTCACGGCGGCGTTTGCGGCGGCGGAGATGGTCGATGCAGGCGTTGCTGGTGAGACGGTATACCCAGGTGGAGAAGCTGCTCTCCCCCTTAAAGGTGGGCAGAGCCCGCCAGGCATTGAGAAAGGCCTCCTGGGCTGCATCCTGGGCGTCCTCCGGGTCGCCCAGCATCCGCAGGGCCAGGGAATACACCCGGTTTTGGTTGTCCAGCACCAGCTGTTCAAAGGCTCCTGGATCGCCTGCTTTGGCCCGGGCGATCAACTCCGCTTCTGTCATCTTCTCCACCTCCTTCCCCCGCTTTCTTGAAAGAAAGCTTGGCAAAGAACTTTGTGGGAAACTTCGTTTCCCTTCTGTTTTGGTTACATATGGCCCTTACGTCAGGTCCCGCAAGATCCCCTTGGTCACCTTGTATACGTCCTCCAGGGTAGTGATCTTCACGATTTGTTCCTTATAATAGCCTGCGTGGGGCACGCCCTTGAGATACCAGGCGTAGTGTCGCCGGGCCTCCAGACAGGCGATCTTCTCTCCCTTGTTGGCCGCCGACAGCTCAAACTGCCGCACCGCAGTGCGGCACCGCTCCTCCAGGGGAGGTATGGGCGGGATCTCCCGGCCCTCCAGGGCGGCCTTGCACTGGGCAAACAGCCAGGGGTTTCCGAACACGCCCCGGCCGATCATTGCCATGTCCGCTCCGGTGTATTTCAGGATCCGGGGTGCGTCCTCGCCCTTAAAGACATCGCCGTTGGCGATGACCGGGATCTTCACTGCCTTTTTGACCTCCCGGATCCAATCCCAGTTGGCGGTGCCGGAATACATCTGGTTGCGGGTGCG
Encoded here:
- a CDS encoding sigma-70 family RNA polymerase sigma factor codes for the protein MTEAELIARAKAGDPGAFEQLVLDNQNRVYSLALRMLGDPEDAQDAAQEAFLNAWRALPTFKGESSFSTWVYRLTSNACIDHLRRRKRRRDLEVASLTGEDGESDWEPADHQADPALQTERRMAQEAVEAGLQALPDHQREILVMRELSGLSYQEIGAALDLDLGTVKSRIARARLALKKILTAEGNFFASDTSTQKEGTKRR
- a CDS encoding zf-HC2 domain-containing protein — protein: MISCERTWELLSQQLDEPLSPQEKQELEEHLAACPSCRKDKEELEQLDQALRNLGEMQAPADFTQRVMAQVQQTQSKPKVIPLWRRPQVRALAGLAACALLCIGIYRSLPQDGNLSGGMVTSGQGEVSSQSSGTADGSQSDSATQYGVDPAQAPDDGDSDSASVPQPRTADPQPEVESSGTQGSQSSGQTTPDSSVSGFEGQSGEPDAQNKAQISTASTQTVLVLYTMPDGVSDLLPALNEWSVDNEGNVSCTVTSQVLEQLCRILDEKKAEYTVTSTPWSETCIVRLGESGK